The Dendropsophus ebraccatus isolate aDenEbr1 chromosome 2, aDenEbr1.pat, whole genome shotgun sequence DNA segment aaaaaagtgcctgtgTGATTCCAGCTTAAATGTTTTGTGCAGCAGTTTTCTTTGTAGTTTCCTGTGGATTGCTTTTTATCACTTGTCCTTGTCATACAATGCTGAATTGCCCACTTTGCTTTGTACAGGCCTGCTGGTCACAGATAACAACAACCGGAGGGGCGACTCCTTGTATTCTTATTGAAACGCCACAAAAGGAAGTTTCAGTCATGCCGGACATATCAAAGTTTGCCCGATACCGGTTCCAGAACCTCTTCATCAGTCCATCTCCTTTACCAGACCTCAGGTAAGGGGCcaaagccataaaaaaaaatgtctgcgtCTCTGCAGGCTCTGACTGTACATGATGGAAatgaggtttaaaaaaataaatacaatgtgTAACCACAAAAACTCATTGTTTTTCTAGTTGGGGAAGCTCAAAAGATGTCTGGCTGAAAATGTTGAGTAAGGAGTCCAAATACATTCACTCCAGTCGTATGCTACAATACCACTCCAGTCTTAATGCGGAGATGCGATCCATATTGTTGGACTGGCTCATAGAGGTAAGTCTTCTTCAATGTAACTTAAAGGGATTGAACTGTGCCACACTTGTCCATAGTTGCAGATATAGCATTTACATGGCTTCCATGTAGATAACTAGCTATCCAAATAATGTCTGGGTACGCCAGAGGAAGTGGCATGGTTACATGGGTTGTCTTCATTTCTGGGGTTGTCACTTCATTCATTGAATGGAGTGTATTTCTAGGTGGGGAAAGGTGGCTGGGCTGTGAGGGCAGACTAGTTTGATTACCTATGCGCTAGTCTGTAGATGGccacaatttaatttttttttctcccctcttcTTCAGGTGTCAGAAGTTTATAGCCTTCATAGAGAAACCTTTTACCTCGCTCAAGATTTCTTTGACAGATTTATGCTGACACAAAAGTGTGTCAACAAAAGTATGCTTCAACTAATAGGAGTCACCTCCCTGTTCATCGCCTCAAAACTAGaggtatttatttaatttatttttatttatttatttaatttatctatttatttatttttatttaatttattttttattttatgtttacatatttattttaatgtttaCATATTTATTTACATATTCTATATTTAACTTATTATAAatctttaaatatttatttaatgttTACATTTATTCTATTGTTtacatattgtgtatatagtaatTTATATATTCTATATTTAACTTATAAATCTTTATACATTTAATGTTTACACATTAattttattgtatatttaatatttatattgtttacatattttgctaatttattttacttgtatatttatataggtatataattttatttacatGCGtacatagtttttttgtttttttttttaatttatttaaaggggtttttccaagATCTTAAGATTACAAAAAACATATAGTTCTAAGCAGTGCTTTATATAAAATACTATAGAGCATACACTCCCAAGTCCATTTCCACAGCTCTAGTCTGCCCTGGTGCCTCGGTTTACTTCCCTTCTCTGACATTGTGCGTACACTGCAGCCGCAGTGATGggcctcactgattggctgccgtGTCTGCCCTGCCATCAGAAGAGCAGGTAAATGGACAGCGGGCTGGAGCGGAGCGACTGCGCTGGACTGAGTATGCTCGATAATACTTTACAGCCCAATCAGGTTTTAAATAACTTATCTATTTTTAAATCCATTTGGGAAAATCACTTGCAATAGCTATTTAtttattagatttttatttttttattttatatttattttaatttttttcttgcttCAGGAAATCTATCCCCCTAAGCTTCATGAGTTTGCATATGTGACAGACGGGGCATGCACTGAGGATGACATTATAGAAATGGAATTAATAATACTTAAGGTAAGGTCTTATTCCCGCTCAGTTACTGACTCTGATGTATTATTGTATTTTCTGCTTCATCCATTgatcaattaaattttttttaggcTTTGAAATGGGAACTAAGTCCGGTGACTGCAGTTGCTTGGTTAAATCTCTTCCTTCAAGTCTCTTCTCTCAAAGACCTCCCCAAACTACTATTACCTCAGTATTCCCAGGAACAGTTTATTCAGATAGCTCAAGTAAGTAGAAGTAATCCTTCTTACACATAAGTAGGGTACAGGACAGGTGGGTGGCATTTCTTGAGACTCACTCTTGGTATTCATCAGTGACTGAAGGGGCACTAATTCATAGGTCCTGCTTGGGTGTCTTAGGGTCCTAATACTAGGACAGCCATCAGCCAGTAAACTGGCAAATGCTCATTTGCTGGCTAATAAGGTTTTTTGATCCCGCAAATAATTCAGACACACATCAACATGTAATGGGGACTCTGTTGTCTGAGCGTGCTTGATGTTTCTCAGGAGACACCTGCTcagcctgtattatatatagcctatAATGCAGGTCATGTACAAGGTGGGAAACCCCCTCTAGTTGTATTCTTAAGATGGGAATTGTGCTTCGCTGTGATGACTGAACAGGACCAGGGGTTATGGGGTGCTATACTACTTATTACTCTGAGCTCATAGATCTCTTCTCTGTTACTTCCGCAATAGCctaaattaattaatttatttatttattttttattcaacaGCTCCTAGACTTGTGCATCCTTCACCTTACCTCACTGGATTTCCAGTACAGGATTTTGGCAGCTACAGCTTTATACCACTATACTTCAATGGATGTAGTCACCAAAGCTACAGGTATACGTTATAACCTTATTTAGGTGCCCTGCCTGGGGGATGATTGCTGGTCTCAGATAagattagttttgtttttttccctgaaGCTTGAGCCAAACCCAAGAGAAAATGTGTCAAACTGctgcctatataaaaaaaaaaaaactaaaattgtttgtatttttatttgttgATGAGCTGTAATCCCATATGTGGTGAATTGTATTGAGACGAtctatacgtttttttttttttctaacgaaCAGGTCTGGAGTGGGAGAACATCTCGGCATGTGTCCAGTGGATGGCTCCTTTTATGAGAGTGATACAAAGAAATCCTCCACAGAAGCTAAAGAGTTTTAAGAAGGTTCCAGAAGAAGGTCGTCATAACATCCAGACTCACATAAACTACCTCGACATGCTGGTATGTGGATGGACTGTTCAttttgttaaaataaaatcacctacaggttttttttttgttgtgacTATCAGAATTACTTTAGTCTTCACCTGTGAATTATTTTTAATGTGctagggtctgtttacacagatttatctgacatgatttttgaagccaaagccaggaacgaacTGTAAACGGAGTACAGGTCATTAGGGAAAGACCTACGATTTCTCCCCTCTTcagatctattcctggctttggcttaaaaaaaaaaaatctgtccgataaatctgtgtaaatgcaccattaccctCTATTTTCAACCAGTGCTTTGAGGGATTAATTGTAAATTCATTGAGATTTATGTTCGTATTtttatctatataattttttttttttttttttacgcattcCAATATTCCCCTAAAAATATCAAGCTTTTTAGGATCGCTAACAGTCAGGAACTTCACTGATGAAAGAGCAACCCCCCATTATTTTTAGAATTCCCTCAGGATGTTGTCCTTGTCCTTTGGCTCATAGTTTATCATCTGACAATTATTTGTTTTTCCTCCTGCAGGATGACGTTAAAGTAAAACCTGAAGCATTCCTATCAGAAGGACTATCTCCAGTGTCTGTCGGTGGTATCTTAACTCCTCCCAAGAGTACAGAGAAGACTCCTTTATAATGGAAGAGTTCTCTAAGTGGACAGTTCATGTATTGGGCCACATATGGCAGCTTACGTGAAGCATTCTCTGTGTGCACTGAAGCTGGAAGAGTTGTCTTGATTCAAGAGGACGTTATAAGTGATCTAGCACTCTTGCCTAAGTGCTCTTGTATGTAGTTTACTAACTTTAATTTATTGGCTCCTCTTCACAATCTGGCCGGTATAGGAACATGGATGTAAAATGTTTGTGCACGCACTTTGTTTTAAGAAGGTTACTATAGTAAAAATTGCTTGCAGTGTAGGATTTGGCCTTTAAGGTCCTTTCCACATCCTATTGACCTTTTATTTCTGGTCATATAACAATGTTCAGATTTCACTGCTCTGCTTGACAGTGCCTGGGGTTTAGGGATGACCAGCAGGCTCCAATAACAccaggtactgtttttttttttttttatttgcgccTTTCCATGACCTGCCAGGAAAGTATTTCTAGGAAGTTAGTCACTTTTAGTATTTATTTCTTAGATTGATTTTATGATGTATATACTAAAATATGCAGGTGAAGATATCAATTGTCATTATGTGGGCTTCTGCCTATTCTCTCAATACTAGTCAGTGTGCGAGAATGTTACAATGTCCACCTAGCTATGGgttacttagggtccatttacacagattatctgccaaagattgaagccaaagcccaggaatggatttgaaaaggagaaatctcaggcttccctttatgacctgatctctgtatatagtccgtttctggctttggcctcaaatctttagcagataatctctGTCTAAATGGACCTTTACAATCATCCTTATTGAAAGGATACTGAATTGCGGAGTATAAACCTGCAGCAAACTATTACAAGGCTGGGTTCATGAAGAGTCAACGGGCCAACAAATTTGCACAAAATTCCACATGTGTAATGTGGATTTGAATACAGTAAGGAAAAGTGAAAATCAGCAATTCTACAATAGTCTATGCCAGGGGtgtcactccagctgttgcaaaacttaacATTCCCATTGTagcaggcatgatggcaattgtagttttgcaatagttggaGGGACagaagtttgacacctgtggtttaTGCTGTTGATGTGATTTGCAGCTTCTCTTAAATCCACTGTTTTATGGTGTCTTAAAATGTATGTTGTACTGTACTCAACCAATACCTGATGTGGCAGACTTGGTGCAAGAATTTTTATAAAGAACATTTTAGCAAACTGGAGAGTTGCAGCAAATCTGTCACTTGGGAACGTACCCCAATATGGTTCTACACTGTGGACCAATGTTCCCTTTTGTTCCTTCAGTAGTGTATGTGAAACACTATGGAATAAACAGTATTTTAAAAGCAGTTATTGTTCTGTTGTGAGGTTAAAAACCAAAAGTAAGTAATTTTGTGTCTCCACTAGAATCGAGCAAATCTAATGCATAGGCCATCAATTAATTTAGCCATGTAAAAGTTGTTCTGTGATAGGCTGGAATATGACTCCAGGGAACAAACCCAGAACCCTTACACACCAACACTTTACTGTCCGCAATTACAGATCCGTAATTGGACAGTATAGTACCTATTTATTTAAATGGACCCTTTTCCACACCCATATTTGCTATGATCTGTAAAAAACGGGATCTGTGCAAACTGGGACAGATACACATCCAAAGCCTGTCCGTAGTGGTGGGTGTTAAATTATGGACcggattactgatgtgtgaatagggcctcaAAGCGGTACAGCTCAAGTCTAGTGAAGATGCACTCTTGTTCAgttaagagtatgtgcacactgtggaattctTAAGTAGAACTTCAAGCAggttccgcccatcccataggctcagttctatgctcgggcagattctgccatccacccaaagaattgacaagtcaattctttgtgtGGATGGCAGAATCTTCCTGAGCATGGAACGGAGCCTATGGGATGGGTGGAACAGTCTGAAGTTCTACATAAAGatttcgcagtgtgcacataccctaaacctAAATCTGCCATCTATTCTTTTAGTCTTGTAAAAGTTTGTTTTAGTTCCCCAGAGAAGTCTCCAGTGGCTGTGTCTCTGCAGAACTTTACAAAACTAAATGGACAGAATGATGATTCAATAGAATTCAGTCTTTCTGCCGATTGGCTGAACTCTAGCCTTCACCTTTCAAGGGTGAATCCATGCATGGCATGCTACTTTGCTGTGAATTCACCCAGTTTGTCCCTACTGCTACATGTAAGGAATGAAAATCTGTCAGACTAAATCTCTGCAGCATCCTCTGTATTGGAAACGGATGCAGATTTACAGTCAAGTCCACAGCATTATGCTGGCTTTACACGTGTATCATATTGTTATGTTTCTGATCTGAACTAACAGAAATATGGTCAGGCGGAAACATGCAATACGCATACAAAAATGCGCCTATGATACGCTTGTGTGAATCTGGTCATAACCTCTTAGCCCTTTGTACATGTGATTCTACCTTTAAATACTATCAGCTGTACGTGGACTATAGTGCGTTCTCTTTTCTATACTTTGCATAACTGGTGATGTGGGAGCTTTCATCACTGACTGTTCAGGAAACATCTAGCCTACTAAGTTTTCTGACTTTTACTAGAACTGAACATTTCACTCAAATGTTCTGAAATAAACTGGGTGCTGGTATTCTAAATACCTTTTTAACCTCCACATACGTACAGTATGTGGTGCCTTTCAGTGATGCTGCTATTGGCTTCTATGTCATACTGTCATGGCCAGAGCACAGGGCTCTATGTGTAGTTCCTGTTCTCACACCACTGTCTTCTGGGAATAACATGTACACTTGTAAATACATTATGAATTTGTATATTTTTCATCTCATCAGATGTCTGTACAAAaacgtgtatatatgtataaaataaacAGTTGCTATTTATGTTGTGTCTGACCAGACGTTATTTCCACACTCAGAAATACAGCTTTCCCATTGCCTGGAGAAAAGACTTCTTCCGCCTCTGGGCAGCCAGCTGTAAGACCTCCTCGGGATTGCTGGAATTCAGCTCTGGTTGTCCTATGGCTTTTATCTATGGAGAGAATGAATACATAATTTTATATGCATGTACTGTGTAcagatcattttttttatattatatatatttataatgccATGCAATACAGTACCTATTATGCCCTCCCATGTGCCCATATTGTATTGTACTTTATGACATCACCTGTTACATGATGTTGGTGAATGGGGATTTACCAACCTCATTAACTTAGACTGGGTTACAATAACACAGCAAGCGACACTACAGTCAA contains these protein-coding regions:
- the CCNE2 gene encoding G1/S-specific cyclin-E2, whose translation is MSRRSGRLQAKHGKGDEENECPSTVAVATRKRRAEDMMSAHESQWDTKRHNYEIQACWSQITTTGGATPCILIETPQKEVSVMPDISKFARYRFQNLFISPSPLPDLSWGSSKDVWLKMLSKESKYIHSSRMLQYHSSLNAEMRSILLDWLIEVSEVYSLHRETFYLAQDFFDRFMLTQKCVNKSMLQLIGVTSLFIASKLEEIYPPKLHEFAYVTDGACTEDDIIEMELIILKALKWELSPVTAVAWLNLFLQVSSLKDLPKLLLPQYSQEQFIQIAQLLDLCILHLTSLDFQYRILAATALYHYTSMDVVTKATGLEWENISACVQWMAPFMRVIQRNPPQKLKSFKKVPEEGRHNIQTHINYLDMLDDVKVKPEAFLSEGLSPVSVGGILTPPKSTEKTPL